A genomic segment from Amphiprion ocellaris isolate individual 3 ecotype Okinawa chromosome 17, ASM2253959v1, whole genome shotgun sequence encodes:
- the nsa2 gene encoding ribosome biogenesis protein NSA2 homolog translates to MPQNEHIELHRKRHGYRLDHHEKKRKKESREAHERSHKARKMIGLKAKLYHKQRHAEKIQMKKTIKMHEQRKTKQKNDDKTPEGAVPAYLLDREGQSRAKVLSNMIKQKRKEKAGKWEVPLPKVRAQGETEVLKVIRTGKRQKKAWKRMVTKVCFVGDGFTRKPPKYERFIRPMGLRFKKAHVTHPELKATFCLPILGVKKNPSSPLYTSLGVITKGTVVEVNVSELGLVTQGGKVIWGKYAQVTNNPENDGCINAVLLV, encoded by the exons ATG CCCCAGAACGAACACATTGAGTTGCACCGCAAGCGGCACGGCTACCGCCTGGACCatcatgaaaagaaaaggaagaaggagAGCCGAGAGGCTCACGAGCGGTCCCACAAAGCCAGGAAGATGATCGGTTTGAAGGCCAAACTGTACCACAAACAGAGACACGCAGAGAAGATCCAGATGAAGAAGAC catcAAAATGCACGAACAGAGgaagacaaaacagaagaatGATGATAAGACCCCAGAGGGAGCAGTGCCAGCCTACCTGTTGGACAGAGAGGGACAGTCCCGCGCTAAGGTTCTCTCCAACATGATCAAAcagaagaggaaagagaaggCT GGAAAGTGGGAGGTGCCTCTGCCAAAGGTGCGCGCTCAAGGTGAGACAGAAGTACTTAAAGTCATCAGAACGggaaagagacaaaagaaagcCTGGAAGAGAATGGTCACAAAAGTTTGCTTTGTTGGCGACGGCTTCACTCGCAAACCTCCAAAATACGAACGTTTCATCAGACCCATG GGTTTGCGTTTTAAGAAGGCTCATGTCACGCATCCAGAGCTGAAAGCCACATTCTGTCTTCCCATTCTCGGAGTAAAGAAGAACCCTTCGTCACCTCTCTACACCTCTCTGGGAGTCATCACAAAAGGAACAGTTGTGGAGGTCAATGTCAGCGAGCTGGGCCTGGTTACACAAGGAGGAAAAGTTATCTGGG GTAAATATGCCCAGGTGACGAATAACCCAGAGAACGATGGCTGCATTAATGCAGTTCTACTGGTATAA
- the gfm2 gene encoding ribosome-releasing factor 2, mitochondrial yields the protein MSGRALQTFSRMIWGRYLLTAGLQGCRCRLSCHLKRHYSFLPDDVKSLRAVVNPDISKIRNIGIMAHIDAGKTTTTERMLYYSGYTRALGDVDDGDTVTDFMAQERERGITIQSAAVTFDWKSHRINLIDTPGHVDFTLEVERALRVLDGAVAVFDASAGVEAQTLTVWRQAEKHHIPCVCFLNKMDKPAANLSFSIESIKQKLKANPVLLQIPVGSGKNFTGVVDLLTNQKLIWKLKSMRDDGRVFEIKALDQSDDPELLQVVGEARTALIEQVADLDDEFAELLLTNFSDNFDAVPSIKLQEAIRRVTLARKGVPVLCGSSLRNKGVQPLLDAITAYLPAPNERHHDLVRWYKDDLCALAFKVLHDKQRGPLVFLRIYSGTLKPQTAIHNINRNSTERMSRLLVPFADQHVEIPSMTAGNIALTVGLKQTVTGDTIVSSKAAAAAAARRAQNDSGAEKKGGEHANIILSGVEVPDPVFFCTIEPPSMAKQADLENALNCLQREDPSLKVRVDPDSGQTILCGMGELHIEIIHDRIRREYGIETHLGPLQVAYRETILNEVSTTDTLDRTVGERRHVVTVELAVRPVDITSVGGSCEITFTEKLEGQLLPGVKEAVENGVHSSYLQGPLLGYPVQGISTLIQDVTIEPGTSAAMVSACVSRCMLKALRLAGGQVLEPVMSLEVTVGEEHLSSVLGDLAQRRGTVRDIQSRHDNKVLLATVPLAEMMGYSTILRTVTSGNATFSLELDAYEAMNPQEQNTLLKRMAGLL from the exons ATGTCTGGGAGAGCCTTGCAGACTTTTAGCAGAATGATTTGG GGGAGGTATTTGTTAACTGCTGGGCTGCAGGGCTGCAGGTGTAGACTGAGCTGTCATCTGAAGAGACACTACAGCTTTCTTCCAG ATGATGTCAAATCTCTGCGTGCTGTGGTCAACCCTGATATATCCAA GATCCGAAACATCGGCATTATGGCTCACATTGACGCTGGAAAGACGACAACCACAGAGAGGATGCTTTATTACTCTGGGTATACAAGGGCATTAGGAG ATGTAGATGACGGGGATACAGTCACAGATTTCATGGCTCAAGAGAGGGAGCGTGGCATCACCATCCAGTCAGCTGCAGTCACGTTTGATTGGAAAAGTCATAGAATAAACCTCATAGACACcccag GACATGTTGACTTCACCCTGGAGGTGGAGCGGGCACTTCGTGTTCTTGATGGGGCTGTTGCAGTGTTTGATGCATCTGCTGGTGTTGAG gctCAGACTCTGACCGTGTGGAGACAAGCAGAGAAGCACCACATCCCCTGTGTATGCTTCCTGAATAAGATGGATAAGCCTGCTGCAAA CTTAAGCTTCTCCATTGAGAGCATAAAGCAGAAACTGAAAGCCAATCCAGTCCTGCTGCAG ATTCCTGTCGGCAGCGGCAAGAACTTCACAGGTGTGGTCGACCTGCTGACCAACCAGAAGCTCATATGGAAGCTGAAGTCTATGAGAGATGATGGACGAGTGTTTGAAATCAAAGCTCTTGATCAATCTGATGATCCAGAACTACTGCAGGTGGTCGGTGAGGCCAGGACAGCTTTAATTGAGCAG GTCGCCGATCTGGATGATGAGTTTGCAGAATTGTTATTAACCAATTTTAGTGACAATTTTGATGCTGTTCCCTCCATCAAA TTACAAGAGGCTATCCGTCGGGTGACTCTGGCCCGTAAAGGCGTCCCAGTACTCTGTGGAAGCTCTTTGAGAAACAAAGGAGTTCAGCCTCTTTTAGACGCCATCACAGCCTACCTGCCTGCTCCCAATGAACGACACCATGACCTGGT GCGGTGGTATAAAGATGATTTATGTGCACTGGCTTTCAAGGTTCTGCATGACAAGCAGCGAGGTCCTCTGGTGTTCCTCAGGATCTACTCTGGCACTCTCAAACCGCAGACAGCCATCCACAACATCAATAGGAACAGCAC TGAGAGGATGAGCAGGCTGCTGGTGCCGTTTGCTGATCAGCATGTGGAAATCCCCTCGATGACAGCGGGAAACATCGCACTAACTGTAGGACTGAAGCAG ACAGTCACTGGGGATACCATCGTTTCATccaaggcagcagcagcagctgcagctcgcCGAGCTCAGAATGACAGTGGGGCGGAAAAGAAGGGAGGAGAACATGCCAACATCATCCTTTCAGGAGTGGAGGTCCCTGATCCAGTCTTCTTCTGCACCATAGAACCACCCAGCATGGCCAAACAGGCCG ATCTTGAGAATGCACTTAACTGCCTCCAGAGAGAAGACCCCAGTCTTAAAGTCAGAGTTGACCCTGATTCTGGTCAG ACCATTCTGTGTGGAATGGGAGAGCTGCACATCGAGATCATCCATGACCGAATCAGACGAGAGTATGGCATCGAGACTCACCTTGGACCACTGCAGGTGGCTTACAGAGAGACGATTCTCAATGAGGTCTCAACTACAG ATACACTGGACCGGACAGTAGGGGAGAGAAGACATGTAGTGACAGTGGAGCTGGCTGTCAGGCCTGTGGACATCACCTCTGTTGGTGGTTCATGTGAAataacattcacagaaaaactaGAGGGACAGCTTTTACCAGGAGTGAAAGAGGCCGTGGAGAATGGAGTACACAGCTCATACCTTCAAG GTCCTCTCCTAGGTTACCCTGTGCAGGGTATATCTACACTGATCCAGGATGTTACAATAGAGCCAGGAACATCTGCTGCCATGGTGTCAGCCTGTGTGTCTCGCTGCATGCTGAAG GCCCTGAGGCTGGCAGGAGGGCAGGTCCTGGAGCCAGTTATGTCACTGGAGGTGACAGTCGGAGAGGAACACCTCAGCTCGGTGCTGGGGGACTTAGCCCAAAGACGAGGAACAGTCAGGGACATCCAGAGTCGTCATGACAACAAGGTGCTGCTAGCAACCGTGCCCCTAGCTGAGATGATG GGCTACTCTACCATCCTCCGAACAGTAACATCTGGCAACGCCACCTTCTCCCTGGAGCTGGACGCCTATGAGGCCATGAACCCTCAGGAACAGAACACTCTCCTTAAAAGAATGGCTGGTCTGCTGTGA